A DNA window from Naumovozyma dairenensis CBS 421 chromosome 10, complete genome contains the following coding sequences:
- the MTQ2 gene encoding S-adenosylmethionine-dependent methyltransferase (similar to Saccharomyces cerevisiae MTQ2 (YDR140W); ancestral locus Anc_8.312) translates to MLPTPYIKCDYDKVYEPSEDSFLLLDSLEKDLEYLAQKFKNKLALVCEIGPGSGIITTFMIQNHIPTTNNNSVYYAFDINPWALEATLDTVKLNRAKDNDNNNAGSKSSLLEPVQVDLTSSWRSNQIDLLVFNPPYVPSETIPTRPERKEELDTWVDLALEGGKDGMEITNRVLAQLDTILTPNGIAYILFCARNKPEEIIKSMKENGYSNWNIELVKNRKAGWEVLSVYRFSRC, encoded by the coding sequence atgCTGCCGACCCCATACATCAAGTGTGACTATGATAAAGTGTATGAACCCAGTGAAGATAGTTTTCTGCTATTAGATTCTCTAGAAAAAGATCTAGAGTATTTAGCTCAAAAGTTCAAAAATAAGTTAGCCTTGGTATGTGAGATTGGTCCAGGTTCAGGGATAATTACCACCTTCATGATTCAAAATCATATACCGACAACTAACAATAATTCCGTTTATTATGCCTTCGATATTAATCCGTGGGCACTTGAAGCTACGTTAGATACTGTGAAACTAAATAGGGCAAAAgataacgataataataatgctgGCAGTAAAAGTAGTCTATTAGAACCTGTACAAGTGGATCTCACATCCTCTTGGAGAAGCAATCAAATAgatcttcttgtttttaACCCACCATATGTTCCAAGTGAAACTATTCCAACTAGACCTGAAAGGAAAGAAGAGTTAGATACATGGGTAGATCTTGCTTTAGAAGGTGGGAAAGATGGTATGGAAATTACAAATCGTGTACTGGCTCAACTAGATACTATACTTACTCCGAATGGTATTGCTTATATCTTATTTTGTGCCAGGAATAAACCTGAAGAGATTataaaatcaatgaaagaaaatggtTACAGTAACTGGAATATAGAATTGGTGAAAAATAGGAAAGCTGGATGGGAAGTACTGAGCGTATATAGATTCTCGAGATGTTAA